The following is a genomic window from Bacteroidota bacterium.
ATGTATCCTTTATTACCGAATTAGAGGTTTTAAGTTTTCGTGAATTTTCCAAATCAGACCTTGCTAAAGCCGAGCAATTTCTTTCTCAATGCAAAATCATTGACATCAATGATTCCATTAAAAAGAAATCTGTAGAAATCAGAAAAAACTCTTCTTTAAAACTTCCCGATGCTATAATAGGAGCAACTGCTATTTATCTCGGACTTCCGCTCATTTCTGCTGACAGCGATTTCAGGCGGATTAAGGAATTGGAATTGATACATTACGCGCTCTAAATTTTTATTTTTGCTGATCTTATGAAAATTTCCTTCAACTGGCTCAGGCAATATATTCCTCTTGACATTTCCCCGGAGAAAACTGCCGAACTATTGACCGATTCAGGATTGGAAGTAGAAAGCGTAGAAAAATTTGAAGCGGTGAAAGGCGGACTCGAAGGTTGCATCATCGGTGAAGTGAAGACAAAAGAAAAACATCCCGATGCGGACAGGTTAAGCGTCACCACTGTTGACATCGGCACAGGAACTCTTCTCAATATTGTTTGCGGAGCACCTAATGTTGCCGCAGGACAAAAAGTAATTGTGGCAACTGCCGGAACAACTTTATATCCGACAAAAGGTGAACCCATCACGTTGAAGAAAGCAAAAATCCGCGGAGCAATATCAGAGGGAATGATTTGCGCAGAAGATGAACTCGGACTTGGTGAATCGCACGAAGGAATTTTGGTGCTGGATGCAAAAGTGAAAGTAGGAACTCCCGCAAAAGAATATTTCAAAATAGAATCAGATTACATTCTTGAAATCGGATTAACGCCCAACCGTGCCGATGCCGCTTCGCATATTGGAGTTGCAAAAGATTTGTTCGCGAAATTAAATTGGAATCTTCCTGAAAATAAATTTGAATTGAATGTGCCTTCGGTGAATGAGTTTGCAGCAGAAAATAACAAACTAAAAATTGAAGTTAAGGTTGAAGATGCAGAAGCATGTCCGCGATATTCGGGAATTATAATAAGCGGAATAACCGTAAAAGAATCTCCCGACTGGCTGAAAAAAAGATTGCAGTCCATCGGCTTGAAACCGATAAATAATATTGTGGATGCAACCAATTTTATTTTGCACGAAATCGGCCAGCCGCTGCACGCATTTGATGCAGATAAAATAGACGGGAAAAAAGTTATTGTAAAAAAACTTTCTGCCGGAACAAAATTCACAACGCTCGATGGAATTGAAAGAACACTTACTGCGGATGATTTAATGATTTGCTCCGCAAAAGAGCCAATGTGCATTGCAGGAGTTTTCGGAGGAATGAAATCCGGAATCACCAGAGAAACGACAACTATTTTTCTGGAGAGCGCTTACTTCTCCCCTGCTTCCATCCGCAAAACAGCAAAACATCACGCACTAAAAACCGATGCATCTTTTCGTTTCGAGCGCGGCACCGACCCGAACATTACCGTTTATGCTTTGCAAAGAGCCGCATTGCTCATTAAAGAAATTGCCGGAGGAAAAATTTCTTCCGACATTGCAGATATTTATCCGAAACCGATTGAAGAAAAGAAAATCGCTTTCTCTTTTCATTACTGCGACACGCTGCTTGGAAAACAAATTGACCGCGCGCAACTCAAACGGATTTTAAATCTTCTGCAAATAGAAATTGTAACCGAAGGAGGCGAAACGCTTCTGCTCGCAGTTCCGACTTTTAAAACCGATGTGGAAGGCGAGCACGACATTGTAGAAGAAATTCTCCGCATTTACGGATGCAACAATATTAAAATTCCTTCGGCTGTCCGCTCATCTCTTTCATATATCACAAAACCCGATGCGGAAAAACTTCGCAACATAATTTCTGACTTACTCTGCGGAATGGGCTTCACGGAAATTATGTCCAACTCGCTCACAAATTCCGGCTATCTTGATTTGCTTTCATCGGAAAAAGAAAATGCAATTGAACTGCTCAACCCTCTCAGCCCCGAATTAAATGTGATGCGCTCCACGCTTTTCTTCAGCGGGCTGGAAGCAATTGCGTACAACCAGAACAGAAAAAATTCTGATTTGAAACTTTTTGAATTTGGAAAAACGTATAGTAAGTCAAAAGTCAAAAATCAAAAGTCAAAAGAAGAAGAAAACTTTATCGAAACAAATCATCTCGCATTATTTCTCTGCGGAAGAAAGCAAAATGAAAGTTGGAATGCCCAGCAGGGGAGCATAGATTTTTTTCATCTGAAATCTTTTGTGGAAAATGTTTTGGAGAGAGTCGGAATTGAAGCAGAGCAGGTTTCTGAAATGAGTTCGGAAATTCTTTCTTCCGGTTTATCTTATGAATCAAAAAATAAAAAAATTGTTGAACTTGGTTTTGTAAAAAAATCTTTTCTAAAAAAGTTTGATATTAAACAGGATGTTTTTTATGCTGACTTCAACTGGGATATTATTCTTGATTTGTCAAAAAATATTTCCATTCAATTTAAAGAAATTCCAAAGTTCCCTGAAGTGAGAAGGGACTTGGCATTGGTGGTTGACAGAAACATGAAATATGATTTGCTGGAATCACTCGCCTACCAAACCGAAAAAAATCTTCTGAAGAATGTGAACCTGTTCGATGTGTATGAAGGCGACAAAATCGAATCAGGGAAAAAATCCTACGCGCTGAGTTTTATTCTGCAGGATGAAAATGCCACGCTTACCGACAAAGAAGTGGACAGCGTGATGGAAAAATTAATGAAAACCTATAAAGAAAAAGCCGGAGCGGAAATACGGAAATAAAAAATCCTCCCCATTTTTGCAGAGAAGGATTTTTTATTCGCTCAACTTCACTCAATCCACCAACAGTTCCAGCCACTGGCTCCAGCCGTGCGCTCCGTCTTTGAGCGTTACCTGAAAGCGGAAGAAATAGGTGGTTGCGTGCGTGAGCCCCGGCACTTTGGTGGTTCCTTTAGTGGTAACGGGCAAATCGGTGAAGGTTATTTTATCCAGCGTCAGCTGCCACTGAACGGAAAAGCGTTTTTCCCCGTGCATCACTTTTTTCACATTCACCGCAAGTTTCACCGTGCCTTTCACCTTGGTGTTCGTTGCCGTGAAATCATCTTTGCTGTGCGGGGTGCGGAGTTCCACATCAAAGCCCGAACTTTCAATCAGCGCCACTGCTTTTTCGGTGTTGTTGAGGTCATCCGCCAGCCCCTGCACATAGCCCTGGAGCAGGTGCATCTGGTTGGTCATTGGTTTTTTCGCCACCGTGCGCGCAGCGGCAGTTCCCCTCGCCTTGCTCAGCGCAGTGTTTGCAGCCACATCATACGCCTTTATAGTGTTGTCAAATGTTCCGGTATCTGCCACCGCAACGGGAAGATTAGCAGGAATAAAAACGCCCGGCTTATCCCGCATGCTGGTTCGGATGAGTTCCATTTTGTTCCGGTAGCCGCTTAGGGTTTTCAATTTACGCAAGTGCAATACTGCCACCGCCCGTTTTTCGGTTACCACAGGCAGAGCGGGAGTAATTGCCAGCAGAAGGATGTGTTTGTAACCAAATTCATCCCGAATCTGAGTTACTTGAAATTGTGTTTTTTTCATTTTGAAAAATTTAAAGGTTTATGTTTGATTAATTTTTCGATTATTTCAGAACTTACGCAGAAGTTTAGTGAGTATTGTCATTTCGACCATAGGGAGAAATCTCGTATGTTTGGCACAAAGGAGATTCCTCGCTTCGCTCGGAATGACACCGTTTTGCGTAAGTCCTATATTTATAAGATGAGTGTAAAATTGACCCGATTTTCGCTTCCGGGGACATGTACTTCGATACTAAGGA
Proteins encoded in this region:
- a CDS encoding phenylalanine--tRNA ligase subunit beta, with the protein product MKISFNWLRQYIPLDISPEKTAELLTDSGLEVESVEKFEAVKGGLEGCIIGEVKTKEKHPDADRLSVTTVDIGTGTLLNIVCGAPNVAAGQKVIVATAGTTLYPTKGEPITLKKAKIRGAISEGMICAEDELGLGESHEGILVLDAKVKVGTPAKEYFKIESDYILEIGLTPNRADAASHIGVAKDLFAKLNWNLPENKFELNVPSVNEFAAENNKLKIEVKVEDAEACPRYSGIIISGITVKESPDWLKKRLQSIGLKPINNIVDATNFILHEIGQPLHAFDADKIDGKKVIVKKLSAGTKFTTLDGIERTLTADDLMICSAKEPMCIAGVFGGMKSGITRETTTIFLESAYFSPASIRKTAKHHALKTDASFRFERGTDPNITVYALQRAALLIKEIAGGKISSDIADIYPKPIEEKKIAFSFHYCDTLLGKQIDRAQLKRILNLLQIEIVTEGGETLLLAVPTFKTDVEGEHDIVEEILRIYGCNNIKIPSAVRSSLSYITKPDAEKLRNIISDLLCGMGFTEIMSNSLTNSGYLDLLSSEKENAIELLNPLSPELNVMRSTLFFSGLEAIAYNQNRKNSDLKLFEFGKTYSKSKVKNQKSKEEENFIETNHLALFLCGRKQNESWNAQQGSIDFFHLKSFVENVLERVGIEAEQVSEMSSEILSSGLSYESKNKKIVELGFVKKSFLKKFDIKQDVFYADFNWDIILDLSKNISIQFKEIPKFPEVRRDLALVVDRNMKYDLLESLAYQTEKNLLKNVNLFDVYEGDKIESGKKSYALSFILQDENATLTDKEVDSVMEKLMKTYKEKAGAEIRK
- a CDS encoding type II toxin-antitoxin system VapC family toxin, which produces MNGNNLVADTNIILYLFNGDERLAEILSEKQVYVSFITELEVLSFREFSKSDLAKAEQFLSQCKIIDINDSIKKKSVEIRKNSSLKLPDAIIGATAIYLGLPLISADSDFRRIKELELIHYAL